From one Pecten maximus unplaced genomic scaffold, xPecMax1.1, whole genome shotgun sequence genomic stretch:
- the LOC117319188 gene encoding uncharacterized protein LOC117319188, whose product MERFFGNMRERLFRRAGNNRGDQPIANRNEQNMSPSSSHLVQDSSRDFVPDDIMVVVERESTPTENMGMNSTIPGTNVGLTNLTSFVPFEPDISHRHTGLPADSGIHFSDELRNNFNFPIPDISAHRFMISETQYSNSIHREEGFGGARSKGKGALKGPEDANVSGSALSFERQRGPGGTQNSHSGLCSTQQHEGQRGSEETRSSHLRYASTQPNEGQRGSEETQSSHLKYTCTQPHEGQRGSEKRQSPHLRGDDTQEQGRHTGLEDTRTSHLLSDLAHSYQGEKRAGDRHIPQDQSGASHSHCLDSGEYDRQTQSGWEFSRESDNSLGYCVGTGDHLGPTSSDTLNYGNTASFSTGIGPRVTFADSYVDRIPSPKITSTPKPDLHCSPQDYFPAGDSLGLQGLRSLGRSTPYQAPGYIYGNRTAPHTPVGVQSRYMRPNEGSLPYSDQSRPTLGFEMGGPRGDNSAYGRVPRRKEKEPQAFDSRKVNFMDFLTHFEHVAQWNRWDGYEQAQQLAMCLRGNDVHVLSQLSVNQRSDYVQLKQALIQRFSPPGREYAHGSEFRSRRRVGKESLVGYGEALRNLSTLAFPDLSSREVERRSIEQFVEGLGSYEMQKYVQFSHPTTLEEAVSRAIEHESFQNRHGVSSRKPREEELMQSLHNVQSVSQTDTEKGGPVSNMGDELKTLLLEQFENLNKTLLQRNARNSKRGRRDLSQVVCYACGRLGHMSYDCKNKGESEVEEGKGQGN is encoded by the coding sequence ATGGAGAGGTTCTTTGGAAATATGAGGGAGAGGTTATTTAGGAGGGCAGGTAATAACCGGGGTGATCAGCCCATAGCTAACAGGAATGAGCAAAATATGTCTCCATCATCTAGTCACCTAGTACAGGATAGTTCCAGGGACTTTGTTCCTGATGATATAATGGTAGTAGTAGAAAGGGAGTCAACACCTACAGAGAATATGGGTATGAACAGTACTATTCCTGGGACAAATGTAGGGCTAACTAACTTGACATCATTTGTTCCTTTTGAGCCAGACATAAGTCATAGACATACAGGCTTACCAGCTGATAGTGGTATACATTTCAGTGATGAGTTGAggaataatttcaattttcccATTCCGGACATAAGTGCTCATAGATTCATGATATCAGAGACACAGTACAGCAATTCCATACATAGGGAAGAGGGTTTTGGGGGAGCTAGATCAAAGGGAAAGGGGGCCTTGAAGGGACCAGAAGATGCAAATGTATCTGGCAGTGCCCTATCCTTTGAGAGACAGAGGGGACCAGGGGGAACCCAAAATTCCCATTCAGGGTTGTGTAGCACTCAGCAACATGAGGGGCAGAgggggtcagaggaaactcggagCTCTCATTTAAGATATGCTAGTACACAGCCAAATGAGGGGCAGAgggggtcagaggaaactcagagCTCTCATTTAAAATATACTTGTACTCAGCCACATGAGGGGCAGAGGGGGTCAGAGAAAAGGCAGAGTCCTCATTTAAGGGGTGATGATACTCAGGAACAGGGAAGGCATACAGGGTTGGAGGATACTCGGACTTCCCACCTGTTGTCAGATTTGGCACATTCGTACCAGGGGGAAAAAAGGGCCGGAGATAGACATATCCCTCAGGACCAGTCAGGTGCCTCTCACAGTCATTGTTTAGATTCTGGGGAGTATGACAGGCAAACGCAGAGTGGTTGGGAATTTAGCCGCGAGTCAGACAACTCTCTGGGATATTGTGTAGGAACAGGAGATCACTTAGGCCCAACTAGCTCTGATACCCTTAATTATGGAAATACTGCAAGTTTTTCTACTGGAATAGGACCCAGGGTCACTTTTGCTGATTCATATGTTGATAGAATACCATCTCCAAAGATAACTAGTACTCCAAAGCCTGATTTACATTGTAGTCCACAGGATTATTTTCCAGCTGGGGATAGTCTTGGGTTGCAAGGGTTAAGGTCATTGGGAAGGTCAACCCCATATCAGGCACCTGGCTATATTTATGGTAATAGAACAGCACCTCATACACCAGTGGGGGTACAATCAAGATATATGAGGCCTAATGAGGGGAGCTTACCCTACAGTGACCAAAGTAGACCTACATTAGGATTTGAAATGGGTGGtccaaggggagataattcagcTTACGGTAGAGTACCGAGAAGGAAAGAGAAGGAGCCTCAAGCTTTTGACAGTCGTAAGGTCAATTTTATGGATTTTCTTACCCATTTTGAGCATGTAGCGCAGTGGAATAGGTGGGATGGGTATGAACAGGCCCAACAGTTGGCTATGTGTCTAAGGGGAAATGACGTTCATGTCCTGTCACAACTATCAGTTAATCAGCGTAGTGATTATGTTCAGTTAAAGCAGGCCCTGATACAAAGGTTTTCACCCCCTGGCCGGGAGTATGCACATGGGAGTGAATTCAGAAGTAGGCGGAGGGTAGGGAAGGAGTCCCTAGTAGGTTATGGAGAAGCCTTAAGGAACTTGTCTACTTTAGCTTTTCCGGACTTGTCATCAAGGGAGGTAGAAAGGAGATCTATTGAGCAGTTTGTGGAGGGGCTGGGTAGTTATGAAATGCAGAAGTATGTGCAATTTAGTCATCCCACTACCCTGGAGGAGGCTGTTAGCAGGGCAATAGAACATGAGTCTTTTCAAAATAGACATGGGGTCTCCAGTAGGAAACCCAGGGAGGAGGAACTTATGCAAAGTCTCCACAATGTACAATCTGTGAGTCAGACCGATACAGAAAAGGGTGGCCCTGTTTCTAATATGGGGGATGAATTGAAAACTTTATTGTTAGAACAGTTTGAGAACTTGAACAAAACCCTGTTACAACGGAATGCCAGAAATAGTAAAAGGGGGCGAAGGGATCTAAGTCAGGtggtgtgttatgcatgtggGAGATTAGGCCATATGTCGTATGACTGTAAAAACAAAGGGGAGAGTGAAGTGGAAGAGGGAAAGGGACAGGGAAACTAG
- the LOC117319189 gene encoding uncharacterized protein LOC117319189: MEKAIQASLEEFRGGPKEEKSLDLILSEFCEKNLIQEQTRILVYRRRVLESAFKAFARPSFRPEGKLNIKLCEGELGEDYGGPKREFLRLALEELSNSNMFKWRRRK; encoded by the exons ATGGAAAAGGCTATTCAGGCTAGCCTTGAGGAATTCAGAGGCGG ACCTAAAGAGGAGAAAAGTTTGGACCTTATATTGAGTGAGTTTTGTGAGAAAAACTTAATTCAAGAACAAACCAGGATATTAGTATACCGAAGACGAGTCCTGGAATCCGCCTTCAAAGCTTTTGCGAGACCGTCGTTCCGACCAGAAGGCAAACTAAACATCAAATTATGTGAAGGGGAACTTGGCGAGGACTATGGTGGTCCTAAAAGAGAGTTCTTGAG ACTTGCACTTGAAGAATTGTCTAATTCAAATATGTTTAAGTGGCGAAGAAGGAAATAA
- the LOC117319187 gene encoding uncharacterized protein LOC117319187 produces the protein MTTHDDRDKFLHQYGDKLIDQGFGNPYNMSIENKDKLFKQIIKQLIFFRESSEINQFQKGMNEVCQFWDVVVENAQAFKDAFCTSPTPFTKDSFLALCKTTFSEVGSNRRREEQDTQYAWEMFLLDIEEKCVDVCFSELLVFITGADKPPCRGFQQKISIAFYDQEPGVKRNPFSSTCSLQLSLPRNIQDSDILKELMLTALKDSYGF, from the exons ATGACAACCCATGACGACAGGGACAAATTCCTGCACCAGTATGGAGATAAACTCATCGACCAGGGTTTCGGAAATCCATACAATATGTCAATTGAGAACAAGGACAAGCTGTTCAAACAGATAATAAAACAGCTAATCTTTTTCAG GGAATCTTCCGAAATCAACCAGTTTCAGAAGGGAATGAATGAAGTATGTCAGTTTTGGGATGTGGTGGTGGAGAATGCTCAAGCATTCAAAGACGCGTTCTGTACGTCCCCTACTCCATTCACCAAAGACAGCTTCCTTGCGCTTTGCAAGACCACGTTTTCAGAAGTTGGCTCAAACCGTAGGCGTGAGGAGCAGGACACGCAATACGCCTGGGAGATGTTCTTGCTTGACATAGAAg AAAAATGTGTGGATGTTTGCTTTTCGGAGCTCCTTGTATTTATAACGGGTGCAGATAAACCCCCATGTCGTGgttttcaacaaaaaatatccaTTGCCTTCTACGACCAGGAGCCGGGGGTGAAACGAAATCCGTTTTCATCTACTTGTTCCTTACAGCTATCATTGCCAAGGAACATACAGGATTCAGACATCCTTAAAGAGCTGATGTTGACCGCCTTGAAGGATTCATATGGATTTG